In Ascaphus truei isolate aAscTru1 chromosome 2, aAscTru1.hap1, whole genome shotgun sequence, the genomic stretch GCAAAATCAATCAGGCTGGAAGCAAGTACGTCGCAAAAACTTTATTATGGCATATCagccaaaaaaattaaaaacacacaaggaaaatcctctgacgcgtttcgtccccaaagggactttatcaaagagtctaaCTTTATCAAATATCTAACAGCTCAATCAATTGTGTGACAACTATCAGTAGTTACAATGATTtggaaacatatactgtacttctTCATTGAAAAGCTGATGGCGGTATAGAATTTCTCAATGTAACTGGAAGTGGTAAATACAGAGGAAGTCATTCATCATAATCGCCCGGCTGCAAAAAACGAGTGCAAAAAGACTGATTTAGGTTCATCAAAGTAGAAAATCCTATTAGTTTAAATGTTTCCTTGAGAAAACTAGGGCAATATTTTTTTCCTCAGTTTTGCAGCAAGGATACTTTGAAATATATCCCCCAGTGAGTGTTTACCCAAGCATGGAGCAATCATTAAGACAAGCAAATTAAATGTCAATGGCCATCATTTAAGATCCATGGTCTGATAGTACTGTATATACGAAAAATGGGCACTCAAAGTGGGTGAAGTGTCCCTAGTCGCTTTATCAATTTCTCAGTTGCTGTGCATCTCACTAATGTGCTTTAAATGATAAACCTTCAAATCATGAGGATCCACTTTGCTGCTTTTTCAATACAGTTGTttcaaacagaaaaaaacagagcAGCAGCATATGAAAACTTATTATTGATCcatatttcattaaaaaaaaacattattgactTACATTTACGTTCTGACTATGCCGTGTACAAAAACAGGAACACTAAGGCAGGGAATGTGTATGAAACCATCTAAGCAAAATTCTAACCAGTTTGTATCTAAATGTCAGAGGAAATGGAATGTTTATTCATTCGCCGACATAGCTATCATGAGTATTCTTCTACTGCACCAGTCTTGAGTCTCTCAACATGGTTTTCTTGGATACGTTTCTATTTAAATAGGTAACATAGTTGGCTGCCTTCAAAATATCACAGTTTGATTACAGTTCAAGTGCAGGCTTTTAAAGTAAACATCCATTGGATGGGAACATTCCCACTGGGATTttacaaaaaaacattaactTAACTATACTTTCCTGATGATCCACTTTACTTTTTATGTTTCCCCTACATCTGCTCACAGCAGGGTTCAGTTGGCATAAACAGTTTCTCTCTTCATGTGCCTCTGGTGGCCCGGCTCTGAACAGATGTAACAtgaggaatttaaaaaaaacatgcaagTTCTATTTTAAAGTAACAATCCCACCCAATCTgctttattttttctatatataatttttttaccgTAACTTTTTAGAACCAGTGGTTAAAACATATGTAACTGCTGAAAATGtgctgtacacatacacacactcacacaatatATGAGCAAGATAAACTAATCCAACCTGAAATAGGTGATAAAACATTTTACTTTAATAACATTACAGTGCATATTAATCCACTAGTACAGCTCAAGTTGTCAACTAGTTATGGTTTTCCATGACTATCTGACCACAAAGGGATAAAAAGGTTAATATGTATGTTACATTACACTAcatactagagatgggcaaaactatCAAAATCTgtttcccgagctttccattcaaaatccgttccacgGTGTAAAATTCATCAagggattgttccagtttcaatctgtaCGGATGAATCCAAAGCCACAATTCATTCCGGAATCTGTGCATTGGATTCTTAAAAAGCTGCCAACGGGTTGTAGAATCCGCCATGTGAattgtcagtgataaaaaaaaaaatcccgaaaTTGTGGATTAGCCCTTTTGAGAGTGATCCGTGGAAATTGGCGGCCCAAAGTAACCAGTTTAACTGAGGTCGATCCAAATCAGGAAAAAAAATGTGCCCGTCTCTACTACATACCCTGTTGGCtacgtacatctgcgttgccccaaaggtgcacagcctgatggggcccccccaagaactgctcccctctgcacaggaccagcgtgctaagggttaacatgtgcttgatctttgttgaatcggcaaccccaccaactggaatgttaatgagccatggggacacaaagaaaagatctttttgttcactccagcgtacatctgcgttgccccaaaggcgcacagccgaagggcgtgagccgtttgctgccgttcgctgatgttagttgatgttaaagcttctctatttctatcagaaactcacaagccctttatcccctgtacccaattttcctactttatctgtccatgaaatgtctgtgaattcactgtataaccctgttcttttattgtaaccatgtattttttataactctgtgcccaggacatacttgaaaaacatactggtaaaacatttttataactaaataaataaaaatacgttAGTAGCATTGTTCTAACATATTGAGTGCCTGCGTGGATTCCAGTGCTCTTGTATATTACAGAAAGTAGCATCCCATGGGGGAAGCATAAGGTTTTGCACTGCGTTTCAATGGAGGTAAAAATGACGGAGGCTGGATCGCTCAGCAGttgaaaaataattattttattggaTCCTCTGCACACATGGTATCGCACAGTAACTGTGAGAGGAACCTCTTATGCTTCCCCCATGGGATGCTACTTCCTGGATTTCGTTTGGGCTGAGAGCACGCTGACTTCGGGTCATCTTATCATCAAGTAGTGAGTAAAGATCATTTATGGACTCTAATACCATTTCATGTGTCTAGATCCAGGGGAAAGCTATCTTAGGCCAACGAGGGGGTCTGGTCACTCCGTTTTCAGAGGATTCACAGACACCCCTTCTGGGTGCCATTAGCTTGTATCCCTCTCCAACATCGGATCAAATGTGACTTATTTCTATTATTCATGAGCCCGATCACAATGGTTATAACAAATGTTTATGAATATATGTTTCAAATCATCAAATACACATCATCAAGAATTTGTTTTTGTATGTACTCCGAGCACGGATTTGGGAACCTTGTGTTCCAATTTGACCTCTTGTCCATTACTACAATAAAGATATGGAGGCTACAATGGATAAGATTACTCCTGTTTGTATACGACTGCCCCTCACAACACCACACCCCTTTGTTTGACAGTTCTATTAGGGAATTGAAGAAGAAGGGTCTTGAACAGCACTGGCGGAAGTCTTGCATGGTTCAGGAGAAGCTTAAACTGATTGACCACATTATGAAATACCAGTACATAATTACTTGTAAGTCAGAGTTCTGTCACATGAAATCACAGCAATGGACAATAGACCAGCTCAGTTTTTCCACATCGTGGAGAGGCTCTGCAAACCAGCATGTTTGCAGTCTGGTGAAGTATTTTCACAGTCCCATTGTGATAATTTCGCTCTCTTCTTTTCTGAAAAAGTAACCTCTAACCGGGTTAGGATCCCGACTGTGCTGTCTAATTAGTGTCAAGATTATAGGCATAAAAATGCAGGTTCTCTGGCTTTATGGACTAGCTTTCACGGTCTGGATGAAAAAGACATTGTGCAAACAATCCAGGGTAGTGTCCCACTCCCTGTGATTTGGACCCAGTTCCAACACACCTTCTCTTAGGCTGTGTTGATGTAATCGGCCCAGTGTTTGCCAAAATAGTCCTGCGCTATTTGCAGTTGGGGATCTTTCTAGAACCGCTGAAGGAAGCAGTCATCAGAcctctccaaaaaaaaaaaaaaaccttatttaGACCCGGACTGTATGGCTAATTACAGTTCTGTATAAAACCTTCCTTTCCTAGGGAAAGTTATTGAGAAAATGGTTGCAACCCAACTGGTAACCCATCTATCAACCCATTATATTTATGACCCATTCCAGTCAGGATTCAGATGATGGTATAGAACTGTAACAGCCCTGGATCGTGTGCTAATGATCTCCTGGTGGCGAGAGACAGGTGACTGTTCGATTTTAGTCCCTCCTTGAACTGTCTGCAGCATTTGACCATAGAATCTTAATGGAGTGCCTGAAGAATTTCTGAGGACTGGATGGCACAGTTCTCAGCTGGTTCAGATCTTTTCTCAttggcaggtcacagagagtatcTTCAGGAGTATACTCCTCTGAACCAGTGTCCAGGAAAATCATTGCACCTCAATATAAAAGgaagaaaggagaaaaaaaaagaaacatatgCAGAGACACACGTTCACAGATAACTTTCAAacaccaaaactggtgagctatgcACTTAACTGAAAGTGCCAGAGCCTAGACACTAAGAGGTTTCTTTGCTCCTCCGCTCCGACAGCAAATGGATTAAAGGAATCAGAGCTTCTTTTTAAAAGTTTAAACATTATCCACAATCAAAGTAACACTCACATAAAACAGAATATACACAGCTGATATGGGACCAGCCAGTGAACTTCTCCTTCTCTTTTCGGTGACGATGACTCTCCGTCGTCGTTCCAGGTGGCGttccacgtcacttccggtttcggagtGTTGTACTCAAACTGGTCCCCCTGCAACCCTATGCGTTTTGCAGGTAGTTcttgcttcctcaggggtatgtatGACATGTCCTTGTGTCCCCTCCTAATATATCCCTCCCTAATGCTACAATCAATTATCTTTAATTAGGTATATAGAAGGGCAAGAAATCGAGATAAATGGGCTGAGTATATACACACAGGAATACATTGTATACTAcaattacatacatatatttaaaaacttTTCTTCCCTTTATATTGAGATGCGCTGATTTTCCTGGACACTCTATCACATTGAACTGGGAACAGTTCTTTTTCATGCAGcactattttgtatattttgtttatttagttTAGATCACAATTTGTGTTAGCGCATCTTAATTTAGTTTTATCCTCTGCACCAGTGCCTCTGTCATGTGGAGTGCGACAGCGTTCTATCCTATCTCCTATGTTGTTCGCAGGGTACATGCTGCCACTGGGTGTTGTAAGAGATGTGATCAGAGGTACACTAATGGAGactgatttgggtgaaattaaaacatggctttattgagccgGTTCCTTTAAacaacaaaccataaaataaaactcTACTCCCCTTGGGAGATTAACTATACAGTAGGTCCCTAGCTATCACCCTGGGTAGCTAACCTACTTCCAGGTCCAAAACAATATTATGCAAACATCTGCCATGAAAATATAAAAGTTCTTACTTGTGTTTGTGGATCGCCACCCCAAGAGAGACTAAGCAATCCCTTATGGATACTGTAACGCAAGCCTTAATTCCTCTACAGGTTTGGAGGGCTGGTTACATGTAGAGAgggctgtctctctgtttgtgGCAATCCTGTCTTTGTTCTCCTTTGTCAGCACAGTTGTTTGCTAAGGTGTGTTGTGTCAGCACACTTATGCTAAGGAATCTCTGTCCTGTGTCAGCACAGGTGtgtgctaaggaatctctcttggCAGTTTcccacaggaggcttttctagaactctgattagccaggtggagcctGGATAATTgactggctgcaattaaccagctccctgctgaatTCCTCAAACTATTTATAGGCAGTTTtacttaaacagggataagtccctgttacagtgacatGAGACGACATGGTCGGGGTTATTACTGCTATGCAGATGACGCTCAACACTATTTATCCTTTGTACCAGGTACTAAGGACTCATTATCAGTCAtcaatagatgtttatctgagctCCCAGAGTGGATGAGCGCCAGTTAgttgaggttgaatcctgataagacAAAAGTGCTGTTGGTGGATGCTCACCATCGGAAGACACAAGACTGCAGCTAGCTCAACCAACTGGCCTTAGGTTTGGGGGTTCCCAGTTGCTAAACTCTGTCCGTGTGCAGAATATTGGTGttgtccttgactgtgacttgaccCTTAAAGATCAGGTGTCAGCcgtgatcaaatcttcattcaTTCACTTATGGAACATAgcaggattaagcacttgatccTCCTAGGATCTTTGTGTCCTCATGTCTGAATTACTGCAATGCACTCTACCTGGCTCTTTCCGAAACAGATATGCCCTCCTGCATCTGGTGCAGAATGCTGCagccaggttgttaactaaccaggcccgttcttgccacatgaaacctgttctccgttctctgcactggctacctgtaaaattataattttttattttttttggaatgGGCAAAAACCTGATTAGGCGCAATTGGCCATTGTATATAGGGTGGGTTTTAGGTTTGTTGGGGAGGAGTAGGGGCACGGGAAGTGGGTGATGGGTATTGGGTTGGGATAGtgggttaggcctcctggggagGGGCAGGTTTTAGGGGTTAAACCCTtggttaccttagcggttagtaaagcattTCATGGGAATTGTTGAAGCCAAGGGGGTACGGTGTATTTTTAAATTTGTATTAGCTCCTTTGTTTCCCATGCtataccttggtaaccacaggcatcaaagtGGTTAATGTTATTTCAACTATTgggttctgtaatattagattaCAGAAGCCTACAATATAAATACTGTAATAGTATTGCAATCGTGATGCAGTAATTAACGCATTTTTAACGTCGTGTTAATTCCTGCATTGCGATTCAGGGTAAAATATTACACCCGGTATTATTACCGCAATCTTGATGTATACCATTTTAAAATTGCAGTAAtaagacaaaaaaacaatcttACAGGGTGCGTTATTAACTCCCTTTTAACGGAGTTTGATGTATCTGGGCCAACGTATCTTTTCAAATGCTTGGTCATATTACTTTTAATTTTTAGTTTGCATCAATTGTGGATTATTTTGGGActctaacaaaataaataatgttgAAAATGATTCAAATGACAAAATTCAGTTCTTTCCGAGTACAATTCTGATGATGCCAGGATTCTATGATACCTAATAAAACACATTTTCCTGTTTAAACAGGAAGCTGTCAGGCTTCTAGAGGATATTAATGAAAGGCTGGGTGAAGCAGGAGCCCAATGTAAAGAGCTGCTGACAAACGCTTGGGATGAGTGCAAAGTTTGCCTGGAAAGTTCCTGCATGAATTTTTATACAACCAATTGTTCCCAGGGTTTTCAGTCGTTTGCTAGTAAGGTAAGAATAAAAAATACTACACTTGACACAACGTTTGATTTCCAAAAGGGATCTGCAATGTGTTGCcagctcctctggcagcaaaaaggattaaagcagcaaaacgggaAAAATcctatggtttttttttaattaatcggTTCGGTATTATTAACTAATgtctacatatttttttttaaactccttttTTAATGATTTATTTTAATGATCTGATCAtcttttggttgctacagcaaccatttagaaagtcatatccacttcctcttttgaaactgcCTCTGACACAcgcctttttgagctctgccctttgggaACAAAATATCACAAACATAACTGTtgttgtgttccaaacagcagactgtctattattctgaaagctgtaacaatattGTGCTAGACttcgtaatataatgttacatattagCTGCAGCATTAAACACActacagcacaaagttagaaggtggCCAATCAggattttacagatttataacagaagcAACAACTTGTCAGTTTAGgtaagaaataaaaataagaagaaaattaaaaaagggggtaaaggggtcattgctgctttaaaatgattGTATTGGTCATGGTATGATTTTGTAGGTGCTGGACATGGTATTGTTTGTAAGAGAGAAAAGCTCTTTTCCAAGTCCCATACAAAACTGCATTGTAACTTTGTAAAAAGATCTGGGACCCTAATTAAACATAGGCCTTGGGCTcatacatgtaaaaaaataagAGTTTTAAAGCATAAAGTATAATAATTTACAGAACATATACATTATTGTTTTGCTTCAGTGAGTCCAACTTTTCACTACACTTTGCATTGCAGGATTGATTGATTTTTGACCTTGTGAAATGAGCATTACATCTCTATAGCGTAAAAGCCTTGACTGTTgaacaatgtactgtatataacaccCAGTAATTCTCAATACAtatctttttgttttgttatttcaaTCAATCCATTGGATATAATAATATAGAAGGGAAGATGGGTGTGGGTTGTTTAGAAAGACATTGTGACCTCTACTAAAATTAACAAAACTTTAAAAATCCAAGTTGTTGCAATACCAAGTCTTACAGCAAATCGGTTTGAAAACTCTGTTCCtgaattaaataaaatgtaattgcACAAATGTTATGCATTTATAGTATTGTTCATCATCATATAATCTTTTTTGTACaaacactgtatgcaggttcaAGGTTTCTTTAAAGAGTGGTCTCCATCAAGTCTTATTTTCCCAAATGGTGAAGAGAAAAACCTAATTGAAAGCTATGACAAAGAGGCTGTCCAGCTTATCCAAGAGGAGAACTCATTCAGCCAACTGGTTTCTGAAGTCAGCTCCTTGTTTAATCAAAGCATTGGGTTTTTCAAAAATATCCACCAGGAGTTTGATCAGTCATTTCAGAGGTATTTTATGTCTGATGTGAACCTTCCAGGTCCTGATACTTCCATCACTGTGCTTGACAATGGTCCTGTGAGAAATTACAACTTTCTTGATCACTGGGATTTGTCAGGCTGGGTTCAGTCTCTGTGTGACTTTGGCCAAGCTGTTTTTGAAGGTGTTAGTGCAGCTGTCTCCACATTGTTCAAGGATCACAGTGACCATTCCAAAGGTTATTCTGCACCACTGAAAGGTACAGTAAGCGTCCTGTTGATACTGTATATTCTTTTAAATATAAAGGGCTGCATCTGACAGATAGGGGTAATGCCTGTGGCCTGATAAAGATACCTTTTGTGAGCATCCACTATCAAAAATCTCGTTAAcacatttcttacatttgattCAGACAAATGGTCTCACAATACATGAATAAAGAATAAAAGTGCAGCATTTCCGTGCACAAATATGGGCAGCCAGAGCAGTTTGGCTTTAAAAGGCTGCTCTGGAGAGCAAACCACCTACCAACAGTATGTGTTaaagcagtgtttctcaaccggGGTGCCGCAGTACTCTGCTAAGGGTGTTGCGGTCCCAGGTACAAACACACTGGTCGTTGCTCAACAGGCGCACCCGCACTCCCTGAAGATGTAGCGGCTGCAATCATTGTGTCCAGGAAACAGGAGAGAAAGGAGCCTATCCATCTCCAGACACTGTGGGATGCACACCCGAAGCAGCTGACATGTTTTAGgtgtgagggaagaggggaggagtGAGGGCTTTCTGAGGGGAGGAGAAGTTGATGGCtttgtgtgagagggggaagttGTGTGGTGTAAGTAAGAGTAGGGCGGGTGAATGTGGAGTGTAAGATTGAAaaagggggtgagtgatgtgtgagaggggggataaATGTGTGTGTTGAATAAAAGGGTACGAATgatgtgtgagtgtgtaagaagtgagtgagtgagtgagtgtggtgGGTGTACTCATGTGAACAAAAAGGGGATGAGTGAGGTCTGATTAGTAGGGGTGTCCCGAGATTTTAAAATCCTTCAGGGGTACCCCTGctcaaaaaaggttgagaaccactgcCTTAAAGAATGACATGGTACCTACTGACCAATACAACACTACTGTATCCTCATCTGCATAAAACATTTGCAAACCATGGCAATCTATTACAAATGTGCTAAGTTTGAGCTTTAATAAATCAAGTGGTACATTTACTGTGCTGATTTATCCAAATGTGTATGTGGCCAGGTCTCCTGCTGTGCTCCCCCttggccccccttacctccgcgggTGGTGCGGGTGCCGCCAGAGGTTGCAGTCAGACCGCCGTAGGTAGGGAAGTTGTGCAGGGGCGACTGCCGGAGATCCGCAGTGGCTCCCTTTGCAGGACGTCACCATCTTGATagtgcgtgcgcatgcgcagtacagttgCGCAAGCGCAGAAAGGTGTCGGGAGTTGCGACCGCCATTACAGGTGCACACATGTGCAATGTACAGAGGCCATCTTGGGGAAGgtgctccgcggggactacagcccccagaaggccatGGGTCTGAAGATCAGATGGGGAAAtaaagccaatagggctgcagcattgcTCCTGCCAcaagattgatacatttggcgcgctgcgagccacgccagtcggagctgggacatcagagggtatgggtgcgtgtgcagggtgtctgtaggcccctgcactaggccagagacccctattgggccctgactcccctgtagattgtggctgctacagggaccggccccatagatagggacacggCTCAGTAGCATtcctagtgtcagggacacagcagagaaTGCTGCGCAGCAGATGCGGcctgtgatctgggaccagaccaccactgcaTACAGATTCTCttatggtgggaccctccagctggataccaccccatgtGGAGGTGGACGCCATCGCGGCCCACattgctggatcagcggatccctgtcACCATTCTGTCGgcgctaccgggtgttggagcacccagcaggtatCACACCTCCATCTACATGTGCACCAACTCTAACACTGGTTGTGGGCAGCGATGTCACacatacattgggtgggttgacttctgtggacactgggaggttgagtgcccagggcacctcagtatttTGGGGAAAACCCCACCAGGATGTGGATAGGGTGTTGCACAAAGGGTGTGGTGTGTGGGTACGGCAGTGCGAGGCCACGTTCTATAGTTATTGTATTGCCCATTGCATGTTAGTAAACCTGTTATCTATACCATTGTGTGTATTCTTGTATTgagtcctgtgacggggttatccgacagttaggatcccgcacaggtggaggcgctgtcaccagacagatcagctccaccccaggctcccagcagcggaggttcagacctcctctgagccacaggtaaaacaccacacacactcagtagccaccacatctcccatagggtggggaaaACTGTGCTACATGTACATGAACTCAGTTACTGATGTTCACTAAGGCCAGCTCTTGAAGTTGTAGTTACTTTTCCCTATTAAATGGATTGTTATATGAATGAATAGAACCCACCATAACAAAGTGTGCTAGGAGGTCACATAACTAAACTGTGTGGCTTTTTGCAAGTTGTGGCTAAATTGTACTTTGAGATCCTCTGGTAATATTTTAATGTAATCTCCACTCAAGTACGAAAACCTTTCTTTGAGAAACTGATTTATATTACCACAATGGGTATCATTTGCATGTCGGGCAGATGCTAAACAGTTACAATACGGGGGCACCAGAatctattaaagaaaaaaaaagtcaatGTTTAAACTGGATTATCTTCTATGCTCAATCTATTGCTGTTTTTGGCATCAATTTtacagccgggagactttgaaAAATAAGCTCCCAGTGTCTGCATTAGCTCTTTTGTTTGGCTCTCCCTGACTTCAGTGTTTTCACTGCATAACCAGACTCGTGTGCCCTATCTTAAGCAGTGAACTTTATCTTGAACTGACTCTCAGGAGAGTAATCATTGTAGATACAGACATTTGTCTCTGGTAAACTTGTCATGTCTCTGACTCAAGCAGTTGATAGTTAGAAATCCACAGAGAGGAAAAATACAGGCCAAACTGTATGAGttatcacttttttttaatcCCTTTGCCACCAGTGCAGTTTGCATTGAAATGattgtgcatatactgtacaaaccATGAACTATATCCAAAACTCTAGCCTGGAATGAAGTCTACACCTCATATTTCCTAAATATTGTG encodes the following:
- the CLUL1 gene encoding clusterin-like protein 1 isoform X2, with the protein product MSPVSAVYREEIFLIVEAVRLLEDINERLGEAGAQCKELLTNAWDECKVCLESSCMNFYTTNCSQGFQSFASKVQGFFKEWSPSSLIFPNGEEKNLIESYDKEAVQLIQEENSFSQLVSEVSSLFNQSIGFFKNIHQEFDQSFQRYFMSDVNLPGPDTSITVLDNGPVRNYNFLDHWDLSGWVQSLCDFGQAVFEGVSAAVSTLFKDHSDHSKGYSAPLKGSVSPFGGVMPKPNSMPCKELQNSSGCLQFKERCQLCYDTLMKDCPDVLELHGKSGEAFKLVNLSEQQYEDLLLIVHRHAEDTSNLMSKMKERFGWVAGITNITLGSNNMFSIEKVSINRNSEFSTFNETVVEVNILTSPTFTVRVPGHLDLESPEFIQYVADKALQLYKKNF